In Methanooceanicella nereidis, the following proteins share a genomic window:
- a CDS encoding FlaD/FlaE family flagellar protein translates to MDQSAINKIIMDAEAEDPAKKLEKLEKEMQILKGSIKKLILDIREQMNNADNPFLNIQQFQAPAATPRIDGEKFLEDTVNDDEEKPVKKSGEMNKEPSTYGFEEDRMEIDEERKMLEDMRFRLREGAGHISYKGSKKLDPFTMTKLMEWTRTMLRKNGQERFNEMIDMYVLAGYIDDDMKNIIQKVSKLMETEPQKVPKKLDIKEYVRDLYTLYVILNPKDTEFDSRMLSVLLNSENKQ, encoded by the coding sequence ATGGACCAGAGCGCTATCAACAAGATCATAATGGATGCAGAAGCGGAAGACCCTGCCAAGAAACTGGAAAAACTGGAAAAAGAGATGCAAATCCTGAAAGGGTCCATCAAGAAACTTATACTGGACATAAGGGAACAGATGAATAACGCAGATAACCCGTTCCTGAACATCCAGCAATTTCAGGCACCTGCTGCCACACCCAGGATCGATGGCGAAAAATTCCTTGAGGACACCGTTAATGACGATGAAGAGAAGCCGGTAAAAAAATCCGGCGAGATGAACAAAGAGCCATCGACATATGGCTTTGAAGAAGACAGAATGGAGATCGATGAGGAGAGAAAGATGCTCGAAGATATGAGATTTAGACTTCGAGAGGGCGCAGGCCATATATCTTACAAGGGCAGCAAAAAGCTCGATCCGTTCACGATGACAAAGCTCATGGAATGGACAAGGACAATGCTGCGCAAGAACGGCCAGGAAAGGTTCAACGAAATGATAGATATGTATGTCCTTGCCGGCTACATTGACGATGATATGAAAAACATCATACAAAAAGTATCAAAGCTCATGGAGACTGAGCCGCAAAAGGTACCGAAGAAACTTGACATAAAGGAATATGTCAGGGACCTTTATACCCTATATGTCATCCTCAACCCGAAGGATACGGAATTTGATTCAAGGATGCTGTCAGTATTATTGAACTCAGAAAATAAGCAGTGA
- a CDS encoding flagellin encodes MAQEVMSSALLMIATIIATVALINAVYPSIYGMTGSITVMSNTVNDRMKCDVKFVYETSSAQNSLTVWMKNTGKTQVFAESLEHSDVFYGKIGDVMTRAGYDAADAPKWTYVIENDNGNSIWDPSETIKISLSSPDDYFTSGDHRVRVVLYNGIYVEDAFTL; translated from the coding sequence ATGGCACAGGAAGTCATGAGCAGCGCATTACTAATGATCGCGACCATAATAGCTACGGTAGCGCTCATCAACGCAGTCTACCCTTCGATATATGGAATGACCGGCTCAATAACGGTCATGTCTAACACTGTGAACGACAGGATGAAATGCGACGTCAAATTCGTATATGAGACAAGCAGCGCCCAAAATTCACTGACGGTCTGGATGAAAAATACGGGCAAGACGCAGGTTTTTGCAGAGAGCCTTGAGCATTCGGACGTGTTTTACGGAAAGATCGGGGATGTGATGACAAGGGCGGGATATGACGCTGCCGATGCCCCCAAATGGACCTATGTCATAGAAAACGATAACGGTAACAGCATATGGGACCCTTCGGAAACGATCAAGATCTCGCTATCGTCTCCTGATGATTACTTCACATCGGGGGACCACAGGGTCAGGGTGGTCCTGTATAACGGCATATATGTCGAGGACGCCTTTACGCTATGA
- a CDS encoding ATPase domain-containing protein, with product MTDGEFEFNIEDDKKNILSTGNPEIDKKLADGLPLSSLNLIEGANDTGKSVMTQQIMWGGLNQGFNMAIYTTENTIKSFLNQMESLSLDISDHFGWGYLKIYPIHVDGVEWNADLTRNFLQRLINHIKTIDEEVIVIDSFTVFTMSSSQDDIFNFFAECKSQCDSGKTILITLHQYAFDEDTLIRIRSIADGHIKLRLEQVGDRYVSMMEVAKIRGAKKMTGNVVSFEVHPGYGLKIIPYSSAQV from the coding sequence ATGACAGATGGAGAGTTTGAATTCAACATTGAGGATGACAAGAAGAACATACTGTCCACGGGTAACCCTGAGATCGATAAAAAGCTTGCAGACGGCCTTCCACTGAGCTCGCTGAACCTTATTGAGGGAGCGAACGATACGGGCAAAAGCGTGATGACGCAGCAGATCATGTGGGGCGGGCTTAACCAGGGATTTAACATGGCGATATATACGACGGAAAATACCATCAAGAGCTTTTTGAACCAGATGGAAAGCCTCAGCCTTGACATATCCGATCATTTCGGATGGGGATATCTCAAGATATACCCGATACACGTCGACGGTGTCGAATGGAACGCCGACCTGACACGTAACTTTTTACAGCGCCTCATAAATCATATCAAGACAATAGATGAAGAGGTCATCGTCATAGACTCTTTTACCGTGTTCACGATGAGCTCTTCGCAGGATGACATCTTCAACTTTTTCGCAGAGTGCAAGAGCCAGTGCGATAGCGGCAAGACCATCCTGATAACCCTTCACCAGTATGCCTTTGACGAAGATACCCTTATCCGTATCAGGTCCATCGCGGACGGCCATATAAAGCTCAGGCTGGAACAGGTGGGCGACAGGTACGTGAGCATGATGGAAGTGGCCAAGATAAGAGGGGCGAAAAAGATGACAGGCAACGTAGTGAGCTTCGAAGTGCATCCGGGTTACGGCCTGAAGATCATCCCGTATTCGTCCGCACAGGTATAG
- a CDS encoding type II/IV secretion system ATPase subunit: MALEVNLPFSVNTVKEDHDHSDLNQCGMYRILPSDAKAEVEKNPFLLDYFHMIPIDTVGIPKLYNKLDRKLGDMKSPNIIYPVSDDIYIHIYPDVNDVRNFYIPVEPHFINDIKNKIPMVEEKLIDMVAKYNPRTAEERQAILKECLHKICIIDKKYKSKDPVNSLKEKKSLFNLFSNNKSNDQSKLFLSPGEYQALEYMVLRDKVGMGLLEPVIKDTNIEDITCDGYGPIFLEHKVFKGLKTTIEFSKDDLNKFVLQLSEKIGKPITYANPIIDATLPDGSRINIVFGEDVSKRGSNFTIRKFAAKPLSILDIISSNTMDFTMAAYLWVMIQEGMSLFVSGETASGKTTTLNGIMAFISPNSKIVSIEDTAEVQVPHKNWTREITRGAAKGENASEVGMFDLLKAALRQRPNYIIVGEIRGVEGAIAFQAIQTGHPVMSTFHAASVEKLIQRLTGDPINVPKTYVDNLNLVVIQSAVRRPDGRIVRRVLSINEIVGYNPQTKGFNFIEAFSWDPVTDTFVFRGYGSSYLLEQKIARKLGVPQNKTKIMYDEIEKRAKILKKISDSNMKDYNEFFQMITKIEKKGLTKMEI, encoded by the coding sequence ATGGCGCTAGAGGTAAATCTTCCGTTCAGTGTTAACACAGTAAAGGAAGACCACGACCATTCCGATCTTAACCAATGCGGCATGTACCGAATATTACCATCTGACGCTAAAGCGGAGGTCGAGAAAAATCCGTTCCTGCTGGATTATTTTCACATGATACCCATCGATACGGTGGGTATTCCCAAATTATATAACAAGCTCGACAGAAAGCTCGGAGATATGAAATCGCCTAACATCATCTACCCGGTAAGCGATGATATCTACATACACATTTATCCGGACGTTAACGATGTCAGAAATTTCTACATACCGGTGGAGCCCCATTTCATCAACGATATTAAAAACAAAATACCCATGGTAGAAGAAAAACTGATCGACATGGTGGCAAAGTATAATCCGAGGACAGCGGAGGAAAGGCAGGCGATATTAAAGGAGTGTTTACATAAGATATGCATCATAGATAAAAAATATAAGAGCAAGGACCCTGTCAACAGCCTGAAAGAGAAAAAAAGCCTGTTCAACCTGTTTTCAAATAATAAAAGTAACGACCAGTCGAAGCTGTTCCTGTCGCCGGGGGAATACCAGGCGCTTGAGTATATGGTGCTGCGGGATAAGGTCGGCATGGGATTGCTGGAGCCGGTCATCAAGGATACGAACATCGAAGATATAACCTGTGACGGGTATGGGCCGATTTTCCTTGAGCACAAGGTCTTCAAAGGCTTAAAGACCACCATAGAGTTCTCAAAGGACGACCTGAACAAGTTCGTGCTTCAGCTTTCGGAAAAGATAGGCAAGCCGATCACTTATGCAAATCCTATCATAGACGCGACCCTCCCGGACGGGAGCCGTATCAACATAGTATTCGGCGAGGATGTGTCTAAAAGGGGCAGTAACTTCACCATCCGTAAATTCGCCGCCAAGCCCCTCAGCATACTTGATATCATATCGTCAAACACCATGGACTTTACAATGGCAGCTTACCTGTGGGTGATGATACAGGAAGGCATGAGCCTGTTCGTCAGCGGTGAGACGGCCAGCGGTAAGACCACGACGCTAAACGGGATAATGGCATTCATATCGCCTAACTCGAAGATCGTCTCTATCGAGGATACCGCTGAGGTACAGGTGCCGCACAAAAACTGGACCAGGGAGATAACCAGAGGAGCGGCCAAAGGAGAGAACGCGTCTGAGGTAGGTATGTTCGATCTCCTGAAAGCCGCGTTAAGACAAAGGCCAAACTACATTATCGTGGGTGAGATCAGAGGTGTGGAAGGAGCTATCGCTTTCCAGGCGATCCAGACAGGCCACCCGGTCATGTCCACATTCCACGCCGCCTCAGTAGAAAAGCTTATACAGCGTTTGACCGGAGACCCGATCAATGTCCCTAAGACTTATGTGGATAACCTTAACCTGGTCGTTATCCAGAGCGCGGTAAGAAGGCCTGACGGCAGGATAGTCAGGAGGGTGCTGTCCATTAACGAGATCGTCGGATATAACCCGCAGACAAAAGGCTTTAACTTTATCGAGGCGTTCTCCTGGGACCCTGTGACAGACACTTTTGTGTTCAGGGGATATGGATCGAGCTATCTTCTTGAGCAGAAGATCGCAAGAAAACTGGGAGTGCCGCAGAACAAGACGAAGATAATGTACGACGAGATAGAGAAGAGGGCGAAGATACTCAAAAAGATCTCGGACTCCAATATGAAGGATTATAACGAGTTCTTCCAGATGATCACGAAGATCGAGAAGAAAGGACTTACAAAGATGGAGATATGA
- the flaJ gene encoding archaellar assembly protein FlaJ yields the protein MAETVSGTAQDNIAGKPSSSLTGSLKQLALPFTTYIQSYVESSRIDVDLLYMITYMNSIATADIARDEIFRRVSEREEFVCSKYIHQVYLLAKNWNYEYSVACAIVSKRMANKRLKDLLARLANAMSSGEPEKRFLENEWVTMMTVYKNEYERSLESLKKWTDAYTALLVSMAFISVTVLLSVILYNLGDPETTLYGTVFLTAMVGGIGVFILRSEAPKENKTHTLAYCSVEQQQIKDMSKVLIPAAIAFTIFFLLIGINVGFIMIVIGLLIAPIGFVGMMDDKNIDKRDRDFSQFTKMLGSAVGGMGVTVKEAITKVDKKSIGMLEPLVNILYVQLIMGLEPRLCWMKFVGSSGSDLINKFTYIFLDALDLGGDATKIGKLVNSTNLEIVLLRLKRGMVASSFTTLVVPLHISMSALIVFIVEILVIFSTMIEKLYSSMGDWGSGAGSSGGVSAASLGFNLFQNVPVDFLQQYSIMLVIVLTIANTMAAKAVVGGNNYKYCYYGSIMLVTSGLCLIIVPLVVQGIFSFPTLTEGV from the coding sequence ATGGCAGAAACGGTGTCAGGCACGGCTCAGGATAATATTGCAGGTAAACCATCCTCAAGCCTGACAGGCTCCTTAAAGCAATTAGCCTTACCGTTCACCACATATATACAGAGCTACGTGGAGAGCAGCCGTATCGACGTAGACCTGCTATACATGATCACATACATGAACTCTATCGCGACAGCCGATATCGCCAGGGATGAGATATTCAGGAGAGTATCGGAGCGAGAAGAGTTCGTATGCTCAAAATACATTCACCAGGTCTATCTGCTGGCGAAGAACTGGAACTATGAGTACAGCGTCGCCTGTGCTATCGTGTCAAAAAGAATGGCCAATAAAAGGCTAAAGGACTTGCTTGCAAGGCTGGCGAACGCGATGTCCTCAGGCGAGCCGGAAAAAAGATTCCTGGAAAACGAATGGGTCACGATGATGACGGTCTACAAGAACGAGTACGAGAGAAGCCTGGAGTCCCTGAAAAAGTGGACGGACGCCTACACAGCTCTGCTCGTGTCAATGGCGTTCATATCTGTGACCGTCTTACTCTCGGTCATCCTGTATAACCTGGGCGATCCTGAAACGACGCTTTACGGGACGGTTTTCCTGACCGCGATGGTAGGAGGCATCGGCGTATTCATATTAAGGTCTGAGGCGCCTAAAGAGAATAAGACGCATACCCTTGCATATTGTTCGGTTGAACAGCAACAGATAAAAGACATGAGTAAAGTCCTGATACCTGCGGCCATAGCGTTCACCATATTTTTCTTATTGATCGGCATCAATGTCGGGTTCATAATGATAGTCATCGGCCTGCTTATCGCGCCAATAGGGTTCGTAGGGATGATGGACGACAAGAACATCGATAAGCGCGACAGGGACTTTTCACAGTTCACGAAAATGCTCGGCTCCGCAGTGGGCGGAATGGGCGTAACGGTAAAGGAAGCCATTACCAAGGTCGACAAAAAGTCTATAGGTATGCTGGAGCCTCTTGTAAACATATTATACGTCCAGCTTATAATGGGCCTTGAGCCAAGGCTTTGCTGGATGAAGTTCGTGGGCAGTTCCGGGAGCGACCTGATAAACAAATTCACATATATATTCCTGGACGCTCTTGACCTTGGCGGAGATGCTACGAAAATAGGCAAGCTTGTGAACTCCACGAATCTCGAGATAGTTCTTTTAAGATTGAAAAGAGGGATGGTCGCGTCAAGTTTCACCACGCTCGTCGTGCCCCTCCACATAAGTATGTCGGCCCTCATCGTTTTCATAGTCGAGATCCTTGTGATCTTCTCGACGATGATAGAAAAGCTTTATAGCAGCATGGGGGACTGGGGCTCAGGAGCAGGATCGAGCGGTGGCGTATCTGCCGCTTCGTTAGGATTTAACCTGTTCCAGAACGTCCCCGTCGATTTTCTACAGCAGTATTCGATCATGCTGGTGATCGTCTTAACGATAGCCAACACGATGGCCGCTAAGGCCGTCGTAGGCGGAAACAATTACAAGTATTGCTATTACGGTTCGATCATGCTGGTGACGTCGGGACTGTGCCTCATAATCGTACCGCTTGTAGTTCAGGGAATATTTAGCTTCCCGACATTGACAGAGGGAGTATGA
- a CDS encoding CbiX/SirB N-terminal domain-containing protein: MRTALLLVGHGSRSKHSDDVMPYYAEAFNGSGEFTEVAVCYLEQGPKVEGALQRIDADRIFVMPVFIAHGHHTRVTIPEALGINGKNCHVDGKEVFYLEPLGRSAHIVALINDRMEEALRHG, translated from the coding sequence ATGAGGACCGCGCTTTTACTCGTAGGGCATGGAAGCCGAAGCAAGCATTCTGACGATGTCATGCCTTACTACGCGGAAGCGTTCAACGGCTCGGGAGAATTTACGGAAGTAGCCGTTTGCTATCTTGAGCAGGGACCGAAGGTCGAAGGCGCCCTGCAGCGAATAGATGCCGATCGCATCTTCGTCATGCCTGTTTTCATCGCACACGGCCACCATACCCGGGTCACGATCCCGGAGGCATTAGGCATTAACGGCAAAAATTGCCATGTCGACGGAAAAGAAGTGTTCTACCTGGAGCCGTTAGGCCGTTCCGCACACATAGTCGCTCTTATAAATGACCGGATGGAAGAAGCCCTGCGCCACGGTTGA
- the thiC gene encoding phosphomethylpyrimidine synthase ThiC — protein sequence MLIRDAKKGLTDDIIKAAKNEGIDPEKLRRLIISGQVSMPKNLGRDFPVRAVGSCMSTKINANVGTSKDYDNPEGELHKARVAVEYGADAVMDLSTGKNIDAVRRGLTEEMSVPVGTVPVYHAARKHKKVVDMTSDDMFNSVREHAREGVDFVTIHAGINRNSISRLKKDQRLLNIVSRGGSFTMAWMLYNDAENPFYEEFDYLLEIAQEYDLTISLGDGMRPGCMADATDRAEFMEIITLGELVSQCREKDVQSIVEGPGHVPIDEIGMSVEAMKKLTKGAPLYLLGPLVTDIAPGYDHIVGAIGGSIAGMYGADFLCMVTPSEHLALPTADDIREGTIITKIAAHVADTVKESQKDRARAMDLEMSVARSKLDWEKQYGLAIDGKKARHIRETRMTTSEACSMCGDLCAIKLVKEALENDRDE from the coding sequence ATGTTGATACGGGATGCAAAAAAAGGACTTACAGATGATATTATAAAGGCCGCTAAAAACGAGGGCATTGACCCGGAAAAGCTGAGAAGGCTTATTATTTCCGGTCAGGTCTCCATGCCGAAGAACCTCGGAAGGGATTTCCCTGTAAGGGCTGTGGGAAGCTGCATGTCCACAAAGATAAATGCGAACGTGGGCACATCAAAGGATTACGATAACCCTGAAGGAGAGCTGCATAAAGCCAGGGTAGCAGTCGAGTATGGTGCAGATGCGGTAATGGACCTTTCCACAGGTAAAAATATCGATGCTGTGCGCAGAGGTCTGACAGAGGAAATGAGCGTGCCTGTCGGCACCGTACCTGTGTACCACGCTGCAAGGAAACATAAGAAAGTCGTCGACATGACTTCCGATGACATGTTCAATTCCGTCAGAGAGCATGCCCGTGAGGGAGTTGACTTTGTCACGATACATGCGGGTATCAACAGGAACTCTATATCAAGGCTAAAGAAAGACCAGCGGCTTCTGAATATCGTCAGCAGGGGTGGCTCTTTCACAATGGCATGGATGCTGTATAATGATGCAGAGAACCCGTTCTATGAAGAGTTTGACTACCTGCTTGAGATCGCGCAGGAATACGACCTTACAATAAGCCTTGGAGACGGGATGAGGCCGGGATGCATGGCCGACGCCACGGACCGGGCGGAGTTCATGGAAATAATCACGCTCGGAGAGCTTGTATCACAGTGCAGGGAAAAGGACGTTCAGTCGATAGTGGAAGGACCCGGGCATGTGCCTATCGACGAGATAGGAATGAGCGTAGAAGCCATGAAAAAATTAACAAAGGGCGCCCCGTTGTATCTGCTGGGACCGCTTGTGACCGACATCGCGCCGGGCTACGATCATATAGTGGGTGCTATCGGCGGTTCTATCGCAGGTATGTACGGCGCTGATTTCCTGTGCATGGTGACGCCGTCGGAGCACCTTGCCCTGCCGACTGCCGACGACATACGGGAAGGGACTATAATCACAAAGATAGCAGCCCATGTCGCCGATACTGTCAAGGAGTCACAAAAAGACCGGGCAAGAGCGATGGACCTGGAAATGTCCGTGGCAAGGAGCAAACTCGACTGGGAAAAACAGTACGGGCTCGCCATCGATGGTAAAAAAGCACGCCATATCCGGGAAACGCGTATGACGACGAGCGAAGCCTGCTCAATGTGCGGGGACCTGTGTGCCATAAAGCTTGTAAAGGAAGCCCTGGAGAACGATCGGGATGAATGA
- a CDS encoding MBL fold metallo-hydrolase: MRITNVNGVFYDSNAYLIDAKRKILVDAGIDGKRVLKSLPQDLQLIVLTHCHYDHISAVPDIVAATGAKVAMHKDDIPLIRSKKLSASAMFGVGSPELKIDIPLNNDDTIDLGDCSLKVIHTPGHSPGSICLYDESTKELFTGDTVFEGGSFGRTDIGGNPEHLINSLENLTKLDVSAFYPGHGNIVTENANGWIKASYVNAKRMIF; this comes from the coding sequence ATGCGGATCACAAACGTTAACGGAGTCTTTTATGATTCCAACGCATATTTAATTGACGCAAAACGTAAAATCCTTGTGGACGCGGGGATCGACGGAAAGAGGGTGCTGAAAAGCCTTCCGCAAGACCTCCAGCTTATTGTGCTGACACATTGCCACTATGACCATATTTCCGCGGTGCCTGACATCGTGGCGGCTACCGGGGCTAAGGTGGCGATGCATAAGGACGATATTCCGTTAATAAGGAGTAAAAAGCTGAGCGCATCCGCGATGTTTGGCGTTGGATCTCCGGAACTGAAGATAGACATCCCCCTTAATAATGATGATACCATAGACCTTGGAGACTGCTCATTAAAGGTCATCCATACGCCCGGACACAGTCCAGGAAGCATTTGCCTGTATGATGAGAGCACTAAGGAGCTATTCACAGGGGATACCGTTTTTGAGGGCGGAAGCTTCGGAAGGACTGATATCGGCGGAAATCCGGAACATCTGATAAATTCCCTGGAGAACCTGACAAAGCTGGATGTATCCGCTTTCTACCCGGGACACGGTAACATTGTCACAGAAAATGCGAACGGCTGGATAAAAGCGTCGTATGTAAATGCTAAACGTATGATCTTTTAA
- a CDS encoding carboxypeptidase-like regulatory domain-containing protein has product MKRAIISLAMIVMMVLATVFVANAASIPTNTLAGWSSQGPIILDDGIASGQAINPVYAWYVVNPEGASRFRTVITFRLDSNLSDIYVGVTSSNSANTNDFRTCGYLSSFGVTINEGPGSGIHVQDSDRSGAVIGTYTVTIESTDGNNINYKIQRGSTSWSQTYSSNGFKAIGPVLVINNRNQVTGAHVLSVDYSYTPDPTPTPTPTPDPTVTPTPDPTVTPTPDPSATPTPTPDPTATPTPDPTATPTPDPTATPVPSNNDYNTGSLRTFYTFDYTYIYPPSDTSVVYDENGQLIETITEVAGAPATYRVSGMVKDTDGSPIAGAAVVLDYLTQKTDDKGAYMFADMAFGKYDMLVSADGYASKTLAVEVNGDVTGFDVTLDKQSAAGDGTASAGNETDPVVSPTDAPSTPAQTQSPGFVAIIAVIALLGAIFYISRKK; this is encoded by the coding sequence ATGAAGAGAGCAATAATATCTCTTGCAATGATCGTGATGATGGTGCTCGCAACGGTATTTGTCGCTAATGCGGCATCCATCCCTACAAACACGCTGGCCGGCTGGTCCAGTCAGGGACCTATAATCCTGGACGACGGGATCGCATCAGGCCAGGCAATAAATCCAGTATATGCATGGTATGTAGTTAACCCCGAAGGGGCTTCAAGGTTCAGGACAGTAATAACGTTCAGACTTGACAGTAACCTTTCGGATATATACGTCGGTGTGACATCAAGCAATTCTGCCAATACCAATGATTTCCGTACGTGCGGGTATCTATCATCCTTCGGTGTTACGATAAACGAAGGCCCTGGCTCCGGTATACACGTTCAGGACTCGGATAGAAGCGGAGCGGTAATAGGCACCTATACTGTCACAATCGAGTCGACAGACGGCAATAATATCAACTACAAGATACAGAGAGGATCCACATCATGGAGCCAGACCTATTCCTCAAACGGATTTAAAGCCATAGGTCCAGTGCTTGTCATTAACAACCGCAATCAGGTCACCGGTGCTCACGTATTATCGGTAGATTATAGCTACACGCCGGACCCGACACCGACACCGACACCGACGCCGGACCCGACCGTAACGCCGACGCCGGACCCGACCGTAACGCCGACGCCGGACCCGAGCGCCACCCCGACACCGACCCCGGACCCGACGGCAACACCGACCCCGGACCCAACCGCAACACCTACTCCGGACCCAACGGCAACGCCTGTGCCATCGAACAATGATTACAATACGGGCTCCCTGAGGACCTTCTATACGTTTGATTACACGTACATCTACCCGCCCTCAGATACATCCGTAGTGTACGATGAAAATGGACAGCTTATAGAGACTATCACGGAAGTGGCAGGAGCACCCGCGACATACCGCGTATCTGGTATGGTCAAGGACACTGACGGCTCCCCCATAGCCGGTGCTGCAGTAGTGCTCGACTACCTGACCCAGAAGACGGATGATAAGGGCGCGTATATGTTCGCGGACATGGCATTCGGAAAATATGATATGCTTGTGAGCGCGGACGGATATGCCTCAAAGACGCTGGCCGTAGAGGTCAATGGGGATGTTACCGGCTTCGACGTGACGCTGGACAAACAATCCGCTGCGGGTGACGGAACCGCAAGCGCGGGTAATGAGACGGACCCCGTCGTTAGCCCGACAGATGCACCGTCCACTCCGGCACAGACCCAGTCTCCGGGATTCGTCGCGATAATCGCCGTGATCGCCCTGCTGGGAGCTATATTCTACATCAGCAGAAAGAAGTAA
- a CDS encoding Lrp/AsnC family transcriptional regulator encodes MAYKSINDLDAVDIKIIERLCKDASASLSDIAEELGVSASTVHKRINQLKENNIIERFTILFDPAILNLRTVAFVGIELERDALMGKKKEEVLSELSKIPYVLEIHETLAPFDLILKLRTKNVEKLRSVITNIASIDGIMATNTILTTNRIMERFIEIPPG; translated from the coding sequence ATGGCATACAAATCTATTAATGACCTGGACGCTGTCGATATTAAGATCATCGAGAGATTATGCAAAGACGCAAGCGCCTCATTATCGGATATCGCTGAGGAGTTAGGGGTATCTGCCTCAACCGTCCATAAGCGCATAAACCAGTTAAAGGAGAATAATATCATAGAAAGGTTTACGATATTATTCGATCCGGCGATACTTAACTTGAGGACTGTGGCCTTTGTAGGTATAGAGCTGGAAAGAGACGCGCTGATGGGTAAGAAGAAGGAAGAGGTCCTTAGCGAACTCTCAAAGATACCTTATGTGCTCGAGATCCATGAGACACTGGCCCCGTTCGATCTTATTCTTAAGCTTCGGACCAAGAACGTCGAAAAGTTACGGAGCGTCATCACTAATATAGCATCGATAGACGGCATCATGGCCACTAACACCATACTTACCACAAACAGGATCATGGAGCGTTTTATCGAGATACCGCCGGGATAA
- a CDS encoding glycosyltransferase translates to MLDKDIAVCAKVPLGEWKAGSPTHLHEFITNLSKHARIRAYVPYVSGEYYNEDVNIHETGSTYGNPALNMYHFSTSAQLKLLGASQDIIHWRLDLAQELLMFRFIKGKKVCEINGPLLEEQARMRSMPGPVYWAAQQELKNNLRRFDRIVVVSDELKDLVSSKYGAPAENISVVYNGVNTSLFSPGKFRREADQLRDRFGIPDKKVLGFVGGFRPWHGVQFAIEMMARLIKTREDTILFIVGSGHEYENIKSEVHNKGLDPYIIMPGSVPYMEVPKYVEMFDVALAPYPSNGVSNYFNPLKLFEYMAMKKPIICGNTSWAKRFLGNGRGVIINCEDPAVLARSVASLLDDPDTSRQFAENAMKSALKDYTWENNVSRMIKVYQDILN, encoded by the coding sequence ATGCTGGATAAGGATATAGCCGTTTGCGCAAAAGTCCCGCTTGGAGAGTGGAAAGCAGGCAGCCCTACACATCTTCACGAGTTCATAACGAACCTTTCGAAGCATGCCCGGATAAGGGCTTATGTGCCGTACGTCTCGGGAGAGTATTATAACGAAGATGTGAACATTCATGAGACCGGGAGCACATACGGGAACCCTGCTCTTAACATGTACCATTTTTCAACTTCCGCCCAGCTTAAGCTTTTAGGGGCATCTCAGGATATTATTCACTGGAGGCTCGATCTCGCTCAGGAACTGTTAATGTTCCGGTTCATCAAAGGGAAGAAGGTGTGCGAGATAAACGGCCCGTTGCTTGAGGAGCAGGCACGGATGCGCAGCATGCCGGGCCCGGTATACTGGGCGGCGCAGCAGGAATTAAAAAATAACCTGAGGCGATTTGACCGGATAGTCGTGGTCAGCGATGAGCTAAAGGATCTCGTCTCATCAAAATATGGCGCTCCTGCAGAAAATATAAGCGTGGTCTACAACGGAGTTAACACCTCCCTTTTCTCGCCGGGAAAATTCCGGAGGGAAGCCGATCAGTTACGTGATAGATTCGGCATCCCGGATAAAAAAGTGCTAGGGTTCGTCGGCGGCTTCCGGCCCTGGCATGGAGTTCAATTCGCCATCGAAATGATGGCACGCCTCATAAAAACTAGAGAAGATACTATATTGTTCATAGTCGGGAGCGGCCATGAGTATGAGAACATAAAGTCCGAGGTCCATAATAAGGGGCTGGATCCTTATATTATCATGCCCGGCTCAGTGCCTTACATGGAGGTCCCCAAATACGTTGAGATGTTCGATGTAGCCCTGGCACCATACCCGTCAAACGGGGTGTCAAATTATTTCAATCCTCTTAAACTGTTTGAGTATATGGCGATGAAAAAACCGATCATCTGCGGTAACACCTCCTGGGCAAAGAGATTCCTGGGCAATGGCAGAGGAGTTATCATCAACTGCGAGGATCCGGCAGTATTAGCCAGGTCGGTGGCTTCCCTTCTTGATGATCCGGATACATCGAGACAGTTCGCTGAAAATGCTATGAAGAGTGCTTTAAAGGATTATACGTGGGAGAATAACGTGTCCAGGATGATAAAAGTCTATCAGGATATACTGAATTGA